The segment ATCTTGCATTAGCCAACAAGAGTGTTTATGTTGACATCAGCCCACCCGAATTCCCCTCGTTGCTTTCCTCTGCATTTTCTCAACCCACGTCTGAAGTTATTTGCTTTTGGCTTCCTTGCTGTTCACAATCGAGAAGAGCAAATCTTTCCCCTTTAGCAATTTTCGGGTGACTTCACAGGACAGGGAAAGGTCAAGGACGAAATCTACGATGTTCTCAGAAACACGGAGTGGTGTAAATGGGCACATTGGTAGAATATGTGCCCTTACGTGCCAGGCACATTTGCTGCCACGTTTGGTTGGACCAAATTGTGGCAGCACACCAGACCATCCAACGCTCTGGGTCACGAGGCACTGACTGCCCACTGGAAAatgtagtgtatgtgtgtgtgtgtatgagtttgGAATTAAGACAAAAATGACTTGGATGTTAATGACccaagatggcacagtggcgcagctggtagagctgttgcctcgcagtgccggagacccaggtttgatgcaGACAATGGGGGTCTATCTGTGTGATATTTGCATATTCTCCCGGTGGACGTGGGGTTTTCCTTTGGGTGTTaagtttttctcccacatccatttgtaggttaattggcttctgaaaattgcctgtaggaacaaggaactgcaggtgctggtttacaaaaagaagacacaaaatgctggagtaactcagcagatccaggcagcatctctggagaacatggataggtgacgttccaggtcacgacccgaaacatcacctggccATGTTCTCCGGAAATcccgtttgacccgctgagttacaccagtgctTTGAGTttgcccttagtgtgcagggagaGGATACGAaaatgttcaagtgagtttattgtcatgtgtccctgataggacaatgaaattcttgctttgcttcagcacacagaacatagtaggcatttactacaaaacagatcagtgtgtccatatgccataatataaatatatacacacatgaataaataaactgataaagtgcaaataacagataacgggttattaatgatcagagttttgtccgagccaggtttaatagcctgatggctgtggggaagtagctattcctgaacctggatgttgcagtcttcaggctcctgtaccttctacctgaaggtagcagggagatgagtgtgtggccaggatggtgtgggtccttgatgatgctgccagtctttttgaggcagcgactgcgataaatcccctcaatggaaggaaggtcagagccgatgatggactgggcagtgtttacaatttttttgtagtcttttcctctccagataacatagaactagcgtgaacaggtgatcattgctttgcatgggctcggtgggccgtagggcctgtttccatgttgttgctATCAATCAAACAAAAAAGCCTCAGATATGTAACAGCACAAAGTCCTGGCTTACCCACGATTAGTGTCTACACAGTGGAAGACCTGGGATTCTTTTCACACCTGCAGAGACTATGTCCCCAGGACAGATGGGGGAGGGTGGAGCTTTGCATTTCAGAATCTGCTGGCATTTTCTGCATAATTAGGTTTAatcatcaaaggtatcaaaggtattttattggtcacattcacatacaccgaggtgcaatgaagtgaaatgctttttgccattttgcagcacacaaagaaagaatacagacataacaccaatgagagtcttaaacacaaagaacatccccccacaatggctcccaccatgagggaaggcacaaaatccagtccccaaccccagttcacccatagtcgggcctattgaggcctccacagttgcctctacggaggcccgatgttcctggccgttctcggtggtggtgctccggcgtcgggagaatcctcacagcggcatgggaaccctggaacggccgcctccgtactggaggccgcggtttccgaagctgacaaggccgcgccggttggaggtccacaactggcgatctcgtcgcgagatcccaggctcccggtgtaaagttcggcgccgccgcccgcagctggccgctccacagtcccgcagctccgcgatgttttacccggcggtctcagctcaccggagctccagcacggcgacccaggcaaggcatcgcccgctccacgatagcgctccagcgctgtgccgccgccgaagccgaggttctgggcggtccgcgacaggaaacgccgctccaggcccgctggtaggccgcgaggacgggtcgaagctgcagcccggagaaaagctgcctctccgaccaggtagggaccctgaaaggtagtttcaccctccccccccccatcacatgaCTCACTTGGGGCAGAGCCATTGTATCAGGTTACCTGGGAGGAACTGCTCTGGCCTGTCAGCAAGCAGAGATTGGATAAtatgtttagtttacagatacagcaggaaaataggccctttggtccgccaagtccgcgttgaccagcgatccccgcacatcaacactaccctacacacacactgaggacaatttacaatgttaccaaagccaattaacctacaaaccctcacgtctttgaagtgtgggaggaaactgaagagctTGGAGaacagtcacggggaaaacgtagaaactccgtacagtacagcacccgtagtctggatcgaacccgggtctcaggcgctgtaagtgctACAAGGGAGCAACTCTAACTCTGTGCCTCCTTTCAAAGACAGTCGTACTGAATTGTCCATTTCCTGAGTCGTATTGGTAATCAGTGTTCCCCTCTTTAGGTAGATTCGATCAGACAGACTTCTGCTGCAGAGAACATGACCATTGTGAGCGTAAAATTGCTGCCTTTGAATACAAATATGGCACGCTAAACATCAGGTTGCACACCGTTTCCCATTGTGACTGTGATGACAGGTAAGGTTGAAGCTCTGAGTGTTCGACCATCACAAGAGGAGATGGGCTCATTCAAAAATATTCACGTCATGGCAATCTGGAAACaatggtttaatttagttcagttctttgtcacgtgtaccaaggtgcagtggaaAGGTTTTTTGCTGCGTgcaatccagtcagtgaaaagtctATACATAATTATAACCAAGCTCttcacagtgtgcagatgcaGGGTAttggggaataatgtttagtgtaagataaattcttgtaaattccgattaaggatagtccaattaggtagatggtagctcaggaccgctctctagttggtgataggatggttcagttgcctcaaaacatctgggaagaaactgtccctaaatctggaggtgtgcgtttcacacttctgtacctcttgcctgatggaagagggagtgAGGGTCGGTGaagagggtgcgacttgtccttgattatgctgggagccttgccgaggcagcatggtgTAGGTCATAAGGTgatgtgataggagcggaattagaccatttggcccatcaagtctactccgccattcaatcatggcctatCTGTCTCACCCTCTTAACctaattctcctgacttctccccataacccctaacactcgtactaatcaagaatctatctatctctaccttcaaaaatatctgttgacctggcctccacagctttctatggcaaggaattccactgattcaccatcacctaaaaggaatgtccttttaattctgaggctatgacctctagtcccagactctcccatgagtggaaacatcctctccacatccactctatccaagccattcacttGTGGAGATGAAGTCAGTGGAAGGATGGCtggttgcgtgatggtctgggctacgtccacaatgggTGAATGGGATGGGAAAAGTGTTGGCGAGATCAGCACCCAGGGTGGGAGGAGTTGTTGTAAGGAATCGAGGGATGGTGCTTGGTTGGGAACTAGGAAGGGTGTCTTAGTGGACCTTTGGGATGCCAAAAGTGTCAAAAGGATGGAACAGCAAGTTAGTTATGCATTATTTAAGTTGCAAATGTAGATTGATTGAATGACgggaagatacaacatggaaacgggctctttggctgTGGGACAAGCACTAGTCACTGCAGCAGCCCATATGGTCACATCTAGCCAACTTTCAAAAGATCCATTTAATTCCTCTCTATGCTTTCTGACTTTAGAcagtactttagactttagcgatacagaccctttggcccaccgagtctgcgccaaccagtgatcaccccgtccatactctaacactatcctacacgatcgacgccatttaacctacaaacatgcatgtctttggtgtgtgggaggaaatcggagcactcggagaaaacccacgggatcactggaagaacgttcaaactccgcacagatagcactcATAGTTGGGATCAAATCCTGGtcaccggtgctgtaaggcagcaactctacctctgcgccatcgtgccgccctttaATTTATGGATATGACTGGAATTGAGTAATGGGAGGCAGTGCTTTGGCTGAGGTCAAAGACCAACTGTAATATTATTGACGAACAGAGCAGAAACAAGGTACAAAAGAATCTTGTCctgtttgattaaaaaaaaatacccaaGAGTTGAACATTTGAGCCTGTATGATTAGATGAGGCAAAGGGAAGGGAAAGAAGATGAAGCGAAGGTCATGTTGGTTTTCCCTATTAAGAGATTTTCTAGTTGGGAGAACATTTGGTGAAGAAGAGAAATCCAaatccttttttatttttaatttttattatttttgctgATCAGGTTCAAGAAATGTCTGCTTGGTGTGAATAATACCATCTCTAAAATGGTTGGATTAACTTTCTTCAACCTACTCAAGGTTCCCTGTTTCAGTCTGGAACCAGTTAAACATTGTGTAAAGAAGTCGTGGTTGAGCAGGTGAGTGTCCCAGCATCTTTTCTCACCTCTCGTGGTTCTTAAACCACACGCAGATAATATCTTAGATGTGTTCATGACTCTAGATGATTTGCCGAAGCATATCTTTTCTTCATCAGATAATGTTTAAGGATATACACTTCCAATTTGGAGCATTATCAATTTGGAGCATGTTTCGTTTTAGAggccgcacagaaacaggcccttcagcccaccgagtccacaccgacccgccaattgccaaagccaattaacttacaatagacaataggtgcaggattaggccattcggcccttcgaaccagcaccaccattcaatgtgatcatggctgatcatccccaatcagtaccccgttcctgccttctccccatatcccctgactccgctatctttaagagccctatctagctctctcttgaaagtatccagagaaccggcctccaccgccctctgaggcagagaattccacagactcacaactctctgtgagaaaaagtgtttcctcgtcgccgttctaaatggcttaccccttatttttaaactgtggcccctggttctggattaaaCTGTAGCCCTTGGCTCTggaaacctacaaacgtgtatatgtctttggagtgcgggaggaaaccagagcactctgggggggggggggacccatgtaggtcacggggagaatgtacaaactctacagacagcacctgtagtcaggattgaacccaggtggggtggaagattgaaaCCTTTACgtggtttcgactaatgcaatcaactcgacatgcacaaagggaaggtcaaatagaacaagttatccaacaactttaggctgtgcacgccacacgaaagaagaagaagagcccaggtctctggagctgtgaggcagcaactctaccgcttcgccacttTAGCCTGTTAGTTGAGCCGGCCGTCCCATACATCTAAATTATTGGAGCAGAGGAACTGAGATGGGGAATGTAGCAAACATCACCTTATGAGCCAGATACTACCAGAGATCTCCAAACGGTTGGAGACCGTTTATCAGAAGCCCTGGTCGGATGCCTTTAACCCATCCTTATGACCCAGGTCAACACATCTTTCCAAGTTTGGGTTGGATCAGGGGGAATGTTACACCTGTATGGCGTGGCTTCTCCCTGGCATTTTAATTCTGCGCCTGTCCTGAATTTTAACTTTGAGCGTTGAATTCAAAAGGACCCAAAGTGttcgagtaactcagctggtcgggcagcatctctggagaacatggatatctatggcggcagggtggcacagcggtagagttactgccttacggcgaatgcagcgacggagacccgggttcgatcccgactatgggtgctgtctgtacggtgtttgtacgttctccccgtgatctgcgtgggtttgctccgcgatcttcggtttcctcccacatgccaaagacttacaggtaagtaggttaattggcttggtaaaaattgtaaattgcccctagtgtggccTCTGGGTCATATGGATGGGTTAAAGGCATCCGATCAGGGCTTCAGATAAACCATCTCCAACCGTTTGGAGATCTCtggtagagttaatgtgcggggatcgctgttcggcgtggaTTTGTTGggatccgtgctgtatctctaaactaaactaaatggaactGAACTGCATTGTAATAGGTTTGTCTGTGTGTTTCTGCCCTTCGCTTGCCCTCTCTGTCTCCATAACAGCTGCCAAGTCACCGAGGCTGCGCCCAAGGCCATTTTCCACAGTCAGTCCACATTTTACGACACCCAGCCCCCTGCGGGTGGCGCCGGAGAGGCATCGTGGCCTACACCCACAGGCAGCCCAAAGACAACCACTAGAGTGAACCAAAATGCCAACGGAGTCTCGCGCGGATTTGTTTATCCGTCGTCACGGCTCGACACGGCGCAGGGAGCCCGAAGTATGAACAAAAAGAAATGCAAGAAGTGCGGCGGTCGCCAGAAGCAAGGAACCAAAGCTCCTTCTCAAGACGTTTTGAAGTGGAGGGCAGGTACACTGGAACCTGGAAGTATGGATTTTAACCAGGCCGTTGAGCAGAATTCGATGGAAAATTAATTTCTTGTTGGCCTAGAGGCGCAGGGAGTTTCCACCAAAACTTTTACGGAGAAATGAATCTGGTTTAATTAGTCATAGGAGCCATATTAAGTCTGTTTTATTTGTATCCAGAAGCAACataattctcttttttttatttggcaGAGTGAAACACGAACCTTATTAACTTGTTAGTGTCATTATAATTGAGCAAGCAAACCTGAAACCTTTCAGCGAAGCCATCTTTGTCAGTCAAGGCAAACCTTGGTTCACATTTCACATGCAGAGAACTTTCTATGGTATAATTGAGACTACATATTTAATTTGCATTGTGACATCAAGCATCGGGTGGTAAAGAGGCAGATCAACAAAATTGTTCTTTATTTTAGGTAATTTTAGAAATTTGGAAATCACCACCAGGAGCTAGATTTGCAAGAAAACTTGGCCTGATTGCTGGTGGATCTGGTTGGTGAAAATGACTTTGCAGCTGGTGCTTTGCGAGTTGACATCCCAAATTTGATATAGATGTATCCGCGTAGGCACTCGCAAACCCAGAGTACACAGCAACGTACACCACCGGTTTGTTGCTTGTTGTCGATCTCCTGGCATCGTTCGCGACACAGTCAGAGGCCGGGGTTCTGGAAGGGGGCAGGGGACGGTCCTTTACGGCGTTTCCCGTCCACATCTCCTCCCGTGAGCCCATCATTAGCCCGTACCATCAAGCCGCGCCAcacgtaagggcctgtcccacttgccgatttttttcagcgactccaGAAGCAACATAATTCTCCTACAAAAACTgattacaataacaatatttccaGGAGCCCTGAATCTGGATCACAAGATGATACATTTACCAATACAAATATTGAATAAGTcgcggtgaaattctttgcttgcctacCGAAGGTattcaaatagtcaccacataaagggcgcagatcaagttacaaagtatcccgtgcCAGGTCCTCCTTCGTtcttctctcccccgccccctcacggcagtttcccccgccccctcaCGGCAGTTTCTCACCGCCCCCTCACGGCAGTTTCTCACCGCCCCCTCACGGCAGTTTCTCACCGCCCCCTCACGGCAGTTTCTCACCGCCCCCTCACGGCAGTTTCTCACCGCCCCCTCACGGCAGTTTCTCACCGCCCCCTCACGGCAGTTTCTCATCGCCCCCTCACGGCAGTTTCTCACCGCCCCCTTACggcagtttctcccaccccctcgCTGGTTCCTCCTTTGTTCCCAGCAGTTCAAAGTGCAACCTCAGGCTCCGTTCGAtgcaggccccagccgcgggactccaccacctcctccggTTCGGTCTCCTCCGTATCCGTACAGCCCACCAACAGAGCCGAACGGGCACCAGGCAGGTTTGGCTGTCCGCCGAGCCTTCAGGGCCATTCGTGTGGCATCGAGATCGCGGTGCCTCGACAAAGACCTCCGGTCCGCAGCCGCGGCTCGGCAGGGTGCCTTCTGCCGCTACGGCCTGACAGAACTATATatattttcattaaattaaaaAACGATCCGACTAAGATTAATACATTCATTTAGCGATATAGTTCCTGAGAGGTTACAAAGTTTCATGGGTTTGAAAACAGTGCCTAAGCTGACACCTTTCGGTTTGGGAGATGcattgtgggaacaggcccttcggcccattgagtccacactgaccagcgatcaccccataaaccattactatcctacacaccagggacaattttcagaagccaattaacttacaaacctgcacctctttggagtgtgggggcaaaccggagcacccggagaaaacccacacagtcgcagggagtATGTGCAAAcctcgtacaaacagcacccgtaggcagaatcgaacctgggtctctggcgctgtaaggcagcaactctaccgctgtgctgccattTTCTCTGATTCTagactggatagattcttgattagtaccggtgtcaggttatggggagaaggcagtagaatgaggTTTGGAGTgagaaataaatcagccatgattgaatggcagaatagacttgatgggccgagtggctgaattctattcctatcacatgatcttctgATAGAagatctactcctatcacatgatcttctaTCAAAAAAATTGCctgtcagattcctgttaaacctTTTCACTCTTGCCCCTTGAAAAATGGATCTTGTAAGGAGTTTCCCTAAAAGCCTGCTTACCAAAAGTGAATAAATTGAAGGAaaaagccaatagacaataggtgcaggagtaggcaatttggcccttcgagccagcaccgccattcactgtgatcatggttgatcatccacaattagtaccccgttcctgccttctccccatatcccttgacaccgctatctttaacagtatctaactttcttgaaagcatccagaggattgccccccactgccttctgaggcggagaattcgactgattcacaattctctggttgaaaaagtctttcctcatctctgttgtaaatggcctaccccttattcttaaatttccATTCAGTCTCCCGGGCAGACTTCCAATGATATTTATGACTCATTTTACAGGCAGTCCCAGAACATGTAACTGTTGCAGACCTCTGGATCGGTGTGAGCACAAGATCTTGCCCTGGGAATTCAAGTTCTCGCATTACAACCAGGGGCCCAAGACCCTCTATCACTGCGACTGCACCAGAAGGTAAATCTACTCCACtgctcatgtgtaggaaggaactgcagatgctggtctacatcaaacaaagacacaaaacgctggagtaactcagcgggtcaggcagcaagaagggttccaacccgaaacgtcacctattctttctctccagagatctgctgcgttactccagcattttatgtctatcctccactacatgtgacaataaactgatgtcCTTTCATCATTGATACATTAAACATAATTGGGACTTGATGGAGAACCTATGTAAACTTTGTCACATCTTCtctgattctttaagagggagttagatgtggcccttgtggctaaggggatcagagggtatggagagaaggcaggtacgggatactgagttggatgatcagccatgatcatattgaatggcggtgcaggctcgaagggccgaatggcctactcctgcacctaatttctatgtttctatgtttaggttGGCAAAACAGATGAAGGGGGAAGTGAACGTGAACaggctgaaggaactgttcttCAAATTTGTGTCGCACAATTGTTTCCAGCTGAAGATGTCGTCGAAGAACTGCAACCAAGAAGAACTTGTTGGGTATGTTCAGTTTTTGACTGTGGCCGCTCTGTCTtggtgtggagggaaggggtctGGAAGGCAAATGTTGACACTCATTTAAAATTCTAAATGACATTtgtgtgagattttgtggaatgaAGCTTCCATGGCCTTTATTATCCATTGAAACTAAACAGTGCCTGATCAACAATGTACCTGAAAGGCAAGACCTTGGctttgggtgccgtctgtgtggagtttgcacgatctccctgtgaccgtgtgggttttctcccggtgctccggtttcctcccacatcccacaggcgtgcaggtttgtaggttaattggccctctgtaaattgcccctggagtgtagggagtggatgtgaaagtggcatAATGTGGAACTGGTGTAATGgctggcgtgggccgaagggcctgcttccatgctgtatccctgaacAAACTGCCGATTTGTCACTGTGGaggtatacagcacagaaacaggcctttcagcacacGTTTTCATGCTgaacaagttggcatactgggcaagtcacatttgcctacatttggctcgTACTGAAGCGAAAGAGAATGGTGAAAATGCCCAGTAGATCGTGAAGTGTCTGTGGAGGGTTTTACTGATTAGTATGGGGCATCTACACTAAAGTGAATGTGGTCTCATTCTGGCTGAGTTAATGTATTCAAACCTGGCAAGGTATCGGCAATCACTCATCATACTCCACCCGATTTGCCTTTCCTTTCAGGTGTGACAATCGATCCAGTTCCCCCATGGCTGTCCTTTTCAAACCGAGATACCTCCAGAGGTTTCTGAAAGTTCAGAGGACTGCAGAGGAATCTCTGTCTCCATTACCAGATGGGCAGGAAGGCAACCAGAACGCGACATTTAACAGCACAAACTCTGTTAAACTGTATGACAAGTGTTTGCAGATGATTCGTGCTTTAACTGTTAAGCCTTAAAGGCCACTTTGTGGGCCACGGTAGCATGGGTTATGCTTTTACATGGCTCCATGAGTCTCGATAGAACCGGGCTCCCTTggataagttactccagcatttcatgtcaatCTGTGGTATCAACCAGCTTAGAGacgtccagcgtggaaacaggtccttccgcccaacttgcacacgctaaccaacatgttccatctacattagtcccagctGCCCGCGCTTGGCCCTTAACCCTCTAAACCGGGGGTGTCAAACTCGCGGCCCATAGACCGCATTTGGCCCGCGTGATGATTTCCCCTGTCCGCAGTGCCGGATCGGACTGCGTGCGCGGTGCAATCCAGCgcgcatgaagtcgcattttgcccgtgacctaaaatgagtttgacactcCTGCTCTAAACCTATAGAGAATAtagagaataaaaggacgtacctttggaaaggagatgaggtggaatttcttaagtcagagggtggtgaacctgtgtaattctttgccacagaaggctgtggcggcCAAGCAATTGGATATTTTTAGGGTTAGTAAGGGTTACGGGGCGAAGGCTGGTGAacgaggttgagagggaacgatagatcagccatgattgaatggcggagtagacttgatgggccgaatggcctaattctgctccgacaactggtctcgacccgaaacgtcatccattccttctctccagagatgctctcttacACCAGGTTATTGTGTCTACTGTATCTTCAGCCCAAACActattggccgaagggcctgttcctgtgttgtactgttctatgttctaaagatGACTTGACTATAGCAGGGTCACGTGACCGACCATTCACAATCTTTACAAAAAATCTCTGAACATCAAAATTCATATTctaaattttattattttatcaatGAAGCTTTTAATATCCATAGAGCACAACAAGATCGGTAGCTGACTTTAGTCAATGGTGGAGAGGAAGACCTGCACAGACTGTACATGTATAGGAATTCTAGCCAGACACTGTTCACATTTCAATGTACATGCGTGAGAAGCTGACAGTAAAAGTGAGTCCAATAAATGTAAGAAATTCTTCATATCCAGCATTCAGCATAGtttgacagaaggaactgcagatgctggtttaaacggaagatagacacaaaaaagctggagtaactcagcgggcaggcagcatctgggggaaaaggaacaggtgacgtttcgggttgggacccttcttcagactgagagtcgggggggggggggggaagggaaatgagagatatgaactgcgcagaataaatgaatgaattataTGCAAAACAGGAACAAAGGTCAAggataggtggagcccacaatggtcccttgttggttgtggggtaggtgataacggaTCATACAGACAGTGAATCTCAACAGGAGGACAGTGATACTAGTATGACGtctagggtaggggagggatagagagtggggtgggggggggggaaatgcaagggttacttgaagttagagaaataattCGTAGCTCAGTGCTATATGTAGGCTTCACAATTACAAATAAATGGTGCCATAAAAAGTTATGTACCCTGACTTATTGTGAAAGGAATAATGGTCCTAACTTTAAATCCTATAGGAACGCTGCTTGTAATGCCAGACTTCACAGTAAACGAGATAGAAAATGATGAACAATTTTCACAAATTTGAGGGTGGAGCATACCTACAGCTGGAGTTTCGCACACAGTATGACGAGACGAGGAACATTGCAGTTGGTACAATGACAGGGAGTGACTGG is part of the Amblyraja radiata isolate CabotCenter1 chromosome 25, sAmbRad1.1.pri, whole genome shotgun sequence genome and harbors:
- the pla2g3 gene encoding group 3 secretory phospholipase A2 isoform X1, with protein sequence MFLAGCLLYLLSVPPAAASLSPGERTLCHLVSGDRAVRSLTFLARLGGGPGRLVLFHTLWSGRGLERCTVQSGFLITRHYLAFCLERRHRPGPEGEKEKEGRFLRVGEPESRLRILQQLAAARCRLTVTPGSPRRRERAATRRHRRSWTVPGTIWCGAGDTAEKFSDLGRFDQTDFCCREHDHCERKIAAFEYKYGTLNIRLHTVSHCDCDDRFKKCLLGVNNTISKMVGLTFFNLLKVPCFSLEPVKHCVKKSWLSSCQVTEAAPKAIFHSQSTFYDTQPPAGGAGEASWPTPTGSPKTTTRVNQNANGVSRGFVYPSSRLDTAQGARSMNKKKCKKCGGRQKQGTKAPSQDVLKWRAGSPRTCNCCRPLDRCEHKILPWEFKFSHYNQGPKTLYHCDCTRRLAKQMKGEVNVNRLKELFFKFVSHNCFQLKMSSKNCNQEELVGCDNRSSSPMAVLFKPRYLQRFLKVQRTAEESLSPLPDGQEGNQNATFNSTNSVKLYDKCLQMIRALTVKP
- the pla2g3 gene encoding group 3 secretory phospholipase A2 isoform X2, with translation MLALPAVRSSRSCESEPRGADSVPPGVRGPGRSLVDLPGPAWWWPGSPSPLPHVVERAGAGAVHGAVGVPHHPPLPRLLPGAAAPPGTGGGEGEGGTFPPGGRTGVAAADPAATRRRPVQTDRHPGITPAAGESGHQAPPPELDRPRDHLVRSRRHRRKIQRPRFDQTDFCCREHDHCERKIAAFEYKYGTLNIRLHTVSHCDCDDRFKKCLLGVNNTISKMVGLTFFNLLKVPCFSLEPVKHCVKKSWLSSCQVTEAAPKAIFHSQSTFYDTQPPAGGAGEASWPTPTGSPKTTTRVNQNANGVSRGFVYPSSRLDTAQGARSMNKKKCKKCGGRQKQGTKAPSQDVLKWRAGSPRTCNCCRPLDRCEHKILPWEFKFSHYNQGPKTLYHCDCTRRLAKQMKGEVNVNRLKELFFKFVSHNCFQLKMSSKNCNQEELVGCDNRSSSPMAVLFKPRYLQRFLKVQRTAEESLSPLPDGQEGNQNATFNSTNSVKLYDKCLQMIRALTVKP